A portion of the Leifsonia sp. EB41 genome contains these proteins:
- a CDS encoding ABC transporter ATP-binding protein encodes MSDAAAIATSGLTKRFRGRAVVDGLSLSVPRGSVFGFLGPNGSGKTTTIRMLLGLISPSAGSIDLLGEAMPVRGATVLPRVGALVEGPSFAPYLSGTANLVRRDTADRYAPGTTRSARVAAALDRVGLTHAAGKHVRTYSLGMKQRLGIAGALLTDRDLLVLDEPTNGLDPQGTREVRNLVRSLADEGTTVFVSSHLLAEIEQICTHAAIMRTGRLVAQGSLDELRSASGPRLSVMTPDRAAAAEVLVRAGLAPETGGDGVEAALIEGAPAVEELAARLVGEGVRLRGFTVRSSSLEERFVELTGEGFDVEQ; translated from the coding sequence GTGAGCGACGCCGCCGCCATCGCGACGAGCGGGCTGACCAAGCGCTTCCGCGGGCGCGCCGTCGTGGACGGCCTCAGCCTGTCGGTGCCGCGCGGGTCGGTCTTCGGCTTCCTCGGGCCGAACGGCTCGGGCAAGACCACGACCATCCGGATGCTGCTGGGACTAATCTCGCCGTCCGCCGGCTCGATCGACCTGCTCGGGGAGGCCATGCCCGTCCGCGGCGCGACCGTGCTGCCGCGCGTCGGCGCGCTGGTCGAGGGCCCGTCGTTCGCGCCCTACCTGTCCGGGACCGCGAACCTCGTGCGGCGCGACACCGCCGACCGGTACGCGCCCGGCACGACCCGCTCGGCGCGCGTGGCCGCCGCGCTCGACCGCGTCGGGCTCACGCACGCCGCAGGCAAGCACGTGCGCACGTACTCGCTCGGCATGAAGCAGCGTCTCGGCATCGCCGGCGCCCTGCTCACCGACCGCGACCTCCTGGTGCTGGACGAGCCGACCAACGGGCTGGACCCGCAGGGCACGCGCGAGGTGCGCAACCTGGTCCGCTCGCTCGCCGACGAGGGCACGACCGTGTTCGTCTCCAGCCACCTGCTGGCCGAGATCGAGCAGATCTGCACGCACGCGGCGATCATGCGCACCGGCCGGCTGGTCGCGCAGGGCTCGCTGGACGAGCTGCGCAGCGCCTCCGGCCCGCGGCTCAGCGTGATGACGCCGGATCGCGCCGCGGCCGCCGAGGTGCTCGTGCGGGCCGGGCTCGCGCCGGAGACCGGCGGTGACGGCGTGGAGGCGGCGCTCATCGAGGGCGCACCGGCCGTCGAAGAGCTCGCCGCGCGCCTGGTCGGCGAGGGCGTGCGGCTCCGCGGTTTCACGGTCCGCTCGTCCAGCCTGGAGGAGCGCTTCGTGGAGCTGACCGGGGAGGGCTTCGATGTCGAGCAGTGA
- a CDS encoding ABC transporter permease, translating into MSSSEAVPVGEVAATTTAPAVASLGARRARPSAGWALLGSELSVMFRRWRTWAMLGALAAVPILIAVAVRLRGGGRGPAFLEQITSNGLFVAFTALVVCVPLFLPLTIGVVAGDTIAGEASHGTLRYLVIAPAGRLRLLAVKFAGCAVFCVAAALVVALAGALIGALLFPIGPVTLLSGAVVSLGEAAVRMLLIALYIVVSLLGMCAIGLFLSTLTDVPVGAMAATAVLAVVSQVLDQLPQLDAIHPWLFSHYWLGFADFLRAPLVWDSFVSNLWLQAGYVAVFGALAIGRFLTKDILS; encoded by the coding sequence ATGTCGAGCAGTGAGGCGGTCCCGGTCGGGGAGGTCGCAGCGACGACGACCGCACCCGCGGTGGCGTCGCTCGGCGCGCGCCGCGCCAGGCCCTCCGCGGGCTGGGCGCTGCTGGGCTCCGAGCTGTCGGTGATGTTCCGCCGCTGGCGCACCTGGGCGATGCTCGGCGCGCTGGCGGCCGTCCCCATCCTCATCGCGGTCGCCGTGCGGCTGCGGGGAGGGGGCAGGGGACCGGCCTTCCTCGAGCAGATCACCAGCAACGGCCTGTTCGTCGCGTTCACAGCGCTGGTGGTGTGCGTCCCGCTGTTCCTGCCGCTCACCATAGGCGTGGTCGCCGGCGACACGATCGCGGGGGAGGCGAGCCACGGCACGCTGCGCTACCTCGTGATCGCACCGGCCGGCCGCCTGCGGCTGCTCGCGGTGAAGTTCGCCGGCTGCGCCGTCTTCTGCGTCGCCGCTGCACTGGTCGTCGCGCTGGCGGGAGCGCTGATCGGCGCGCTGCTGTTCCCGATCGGCCCCGTGACGCTGCTGTCGGGAGCGGTCGTGAGTCTGGGCGAGGCGGCGGTGCGGATGCTGCTGATTGCGCTCTACATCGTGGTGTCGCTGCTCGGGATGTGCGCGATCGGGCTGTTCCTGTCCACCCTGACCGACGTGCCGGTCGGTGCGATGGCGGCGACCGCGGTGCTGGCCGTGGTGTCGCAGGTTCTGGACCAGCTCCCGCAGCTCGACGCCATCCACCCGTGGCTGTTCAGCCACTACTGGCTCGGCTTCGCCGACTTCCTGCGCGCGCCCCTGGTGTGGGACTCCTTCGTCTCCAACCTCTGGCTGCAGGCCGGCTACGTCGCCGTCTTCGGCGCGCTGGCCATCGGCCGGTTCCTCACCAAGGACATCCTGTCCTGA
- the pyk gene encoding pyruvate kinase produces MRRAKIVATLGPATSSYDNIRAIIDAGVDVARMNLSHGSYDVHEGVYANVRKAADDAGKPVAVLVDLQGPKIRLGKFEAGPYDLAEGDIFKITTDDIIGTKEISSTTFKGLPNDVKAGDYLLIDDGKVRVRVVEVEGNVVTTEVIVAGPVSNNKGINLPGVAVNVPALSEKDEADLRWGLKLGADIIALSFVRNAADIERVHEIMAEEGRKVPVVAKIEKPQAVEALEEIIEAFDAIMVARGDLGVELPLEAVPIVQKRAVELARRAAKPVIVATQMLESMISSPVPTRAETSDVANAVLDGADAVMLSGETSVGEYPAITVATMARIVTSTEEHGLDRILPLGTRPRTQSGAITLAATEVADFVEAKYLCVFTESGESARRMARLRNKIPILAFTPEESVRRRMSLFWGVESFVVDRVTHTDQMVAQVDEALKSRGLAENGDKVIIISGSPPGIPGTTNDIRVHKVGDVL; encoded by the coding sequence ATGAGAAGGGCGAAAATCGTCGCGACCCTCGGTCCGGCGACCTCCAGCTACGACAACATCCGCGCGATCATCGATGCGGGTGTCGACGTCGCGCGGATGAATCTGAGCCACGGCAGCTACGACGTGCACGAAGGGGTCTACGCCAACGTGCGCAAGGCCGCCGACGACGCGGGAAAGCCGGTCGCGGTCCTTGTCGACCTCCAGGGTCCCAAGATCCGTCTCGGCAAGTTCGAGGCAGGTCCCTACGATCTCGCCGAGGGCGACATCTTCAAGATCACCACCGACGACATCATCGGCACCAAGGAGATCTCCTCCACGACGTTCAAGGGCCTGCCCAACGACGTCAAGGCGGGCGACTACCTGCTGATCGACGACGGCAAGGTGCGTGTGCGCGTCGTCGAGGTCGAGGGCAACGTCGTGACCACCGAGGTCATCGTCGCCGGCCCGGTCTCCAACAACAAGGGCATCAACCTCCCCGGCGTCGCGGTCAACGTGCCCGCGCTGTCCGAGAAGGACGAGGCGGACCTGCGCTGGGGCCTCAAGCTCGGCGCCGACATCATCGCGCTGTCGTTCGTGCGCAACGCCGCCGACATCGAGCGTGTGCACGAGATCATGGCGGAGGAGGGCCGCAAGGTCCCCGTCGTCGCCAAGATCGAGAAGCCGCAGGCCGTCGAGGCGCTGGAGGAGATCATCGAGGCGTTCGACGCCATCATGGTCGCCCGCGGCGACCTCGGTGTCGAGCTCCCTCTCGAGGCCGTCCCGATCGTGCAGAAGCGCGCGGTCGAGCTGGCCCGCCGCGCGGCCAAGCCGGTCATCGTCGCGACGCAGATGCTCGAGTCGATGATCTCCAGCCCGGTCCCGACCCGCGCGGAGACCTCCGACGTCGCCAACGCCGTCCTCGACGGCGCCGACGCTGTCATGCTCTCCGGCGAGACGAGTGTCGGCGAGTACCCGGCGATCACCGTGGCCACCATGGCGCGCATCGTCACCTCGACCGAGGAGCACGGCCTCGACCGCATCCTCCCGCTCGGCACCCGCCCGCGCACCCAGTCGGGCGCGATCACACTGGCCGCGACGGAGGTCGCCGACTTCGTGGAGGCCAAGTACCTCTGCGTGTTCACCGAGTCGGGCGAGTCGGCCCGCCGGATGGCCCGCCTGCGCAACAAGATCCCGATCCTGGCGTTCACGCCGGAGGAGTCGGTGCGCCGCCGGATGTCCCTGTTCTGGGGCGTCGAGTCGTTCGTCGTGGACCGCGTCACCCACACCGACCAGATGGTCGCCCAGGTGGACGAGGCCCTGAAGTCGAGGGGCCTCGCCGAGAACGGCGACAAGGTCATCATCATCTCCGGCTCCCCTCCCGGGATCCCCGGAACCACCAACGACATCCGCGTCCACAAGGTCGGCGACGTCCTCTAG
- a CDS encoding alpha/beta fold hydrolase, whose translation METSLIDTALGPVTVRHTRVVSGTATILLHGAAGSWTTWLPAIEAAGGAEATDDLVVPDLPGWGDSPAVTAELSPESLARAVATVARALGYRHWRVVGHSMGGFIALELAVLEPTATVSVLLVSATTLGGRGDRLGRAGLVGAAPSLALMLAGMRLLAAAGAAAAPFVRWLDRHKLLGLLLAPLFDGRQPGAVHELARDLRPAAFVRAVACLRRYPAAERWSRITCPVMAVHGDHDLFSPADDDARLAGIIPRFATLTLPSTGHFGHVERPGVLAGALRSR comes from the coding sequence GTGGAAACCTCCCTCATTGACACCGCCCTCGGACCCGTGACCGTGCGTCACACGCGGGTCGTCTCGGGGACGGCCACCATCCTGCTGCACGGCGCGGCCGGATCGTGGACCACCTGGCTGCCCGCGATCGAGGCGGCGGGCGGCGCGGAGGCGACCGACGACCTCGTGGTGCCCGACCTCCCGGGCTGGGGCGACTCTCCCGCCGTGACGGCCGAGCTGAGCCCGGAGTCGCTCGCCCGGGCGGTCGCGACGGTCGCCCGCGCGCTGGGCTATCGCCACTGGAGGGTGGTCGGTCACTCGATGGGCGGCTTCATCGCACTGGAGCTGGCGGTTCTGGAGCCCACGGCGACCGTCTCGGTGCTACTGGTGTCCGCGACGACCCTGGGCGGGCGCGGCGACCGGCTGGGGCGCGCCGGGCTCGTCGGTGCTGCGCCGTCGCTCGCCCTCATGCTCGCCGGGATGCGGCTGCTCGCGGCCGCAGGCGCGGCCGCGGCCCCGTTCGTCCGCTGGCTCGACCGGCACAAGCTGCTCGGGCTGCTGCTCGCGCCGCTCTTCGACGGGCGGCAGCCGGGCGCGGTGCACGAGCTCGCGCGCGACCTCCGCCCCGCCGCGTTCGTCCGCGCCGTCGCATGCCTGCGACGCTATCCGGCCGCGGAGCGCTGGTCGCGGATCACCTGCCCGGTCATGGCCGTGCACGGCGACCACGACCTGTTCTCCCCGGCGGACGACGACGCGCGGCTCGCCGGCATCATCCCGCGGTTCGCGACGCTCACTCTCCCGTCGACCGGTCACTTCGGCCACGTCGAGCGGCCGGGAGTCCTCGCGGGCGCCCTCCGCTCGCGGTAG
- a CDS encoding VOC family protein: MQKVRTFLWYDGQAEAATSHYVSLVPDSRILSVDRLGEDGSTVIVTFELGGIEYVALDGGPLYSFTEAASIMVVCEDQAEVDRLWDGLTADGGEPGPCGWLKDRWGLSWQIVPRALLELQQDPDRERAGRANAAMLAMGKLDIAALYAAADAV, translated from the coding sequence ATGCAGAAGGTCAGAACGTTCCTCTGGTACGACGGCCAGGCCGAGGCGGCCACGAGCCATTACGTCTCGCTCGTCCCCGACTCGCGCATCCTCAGCGTCGACAGGCTCGGCGAGGACGGCAGCACCGTCATCGTCACGTTCGAGCTCGGCGGGATCGAGTACGTGGCGCTCGACGGCGGCCCGCTGTACTCCTTCACCGAGGCGGCCTCCATCATGGTGGTCTGCGAGGACCAGGCGGAGGTCGACCGGCTCTGGGACGGCCTCACGGCGGACGGCGGCGAGCCGGGGCCGTGCGGCTGGCTGAAGGACCGCTGGGGGCTGAGCTGGCAGATCGTGCCGCGGGCGCTGCTGGAGCTGCAGCAGGACCCCGACCGCGAGCGCGCAGGACGCGCGAACGCCGCGATGCTCGCGATGGGCAAGCTCGACATCGCCGCACTCTACGCGGCGGCCGACGCGGTCTGA
- a CDS encoding DMT family transporter translates to MSSQRNRVVAGAGTQVATEVSINFGSSVAGLLIPIVGSLVVVAVRQLVTAVCILPFYRPKRAELTWTRLWPALALGVVLAAMNLSFYEAVGRLGLGIAATIEFLGPFALALAGSRRLLDAGCAVAAAGGVLLLTATEGAVDPIGVVLALTAAASWAAYILLTRRVATGLPGLEGLSVASVVATVLTVPLALVVVDYSRIDWRVAGLLLTAGILSSAVPYSLDTFILRRITPRLYAVITAFGPVIATIFGVIVLGERFAFVQLIGIVIVCLAAGITIATQREHPRSDLESTAETIP, encoded by the coding sequence GTGAGTTCGCAGCGCAACCGGGTCGTCGCCGGAGCAGGCACCCAGGTCGCCACCGAGGTCAGCATCAACTTCGGCTCCTCGGTCGCCGGGCTGCTCATCCCGATCGTCGGCTCGCTCGTCGTGGTCGCGGTGCGGCAGCTCGTCACGGCCGTGTGCATCCTGCCGTTCTACCGGCCGAAGCGCGCGGAGCTGACCTGGACCCGGCTCTGGCCGGCGCTCGCGCTCGGCGTCGTGCTGGCCGCGATGAACCTCAGCTTCTACGAGGCGGTCGGCCGGCTCGGACTCGGGATCGCGGCGACGATCGAGTTCCTCGGCCCGTTCGCGCTCGCCCTCGCGGGCTCCCGCCGGCTGCTGGACGCCGGCTGCGCGGTCGCGGCGGCAGGAGGCGTGCTGCTGCTGACCGCGACGGAGGGCGCCGTCGACCCGATCGGCGTCGTGCTCGCGCTCACGGCTGCGGCCTCCTGGGCGGCGTACATCCTGCTGACCAGGCGGGTGGCGACCGGGCTGCCCGGGCTGGAGGGACTCAGCGTGGCAAGCGTGGTCGCCACGGTGCTCACGGTGCCGCTCGCGCTCGTCGTGGTCGACTACAGCCGGATCGACTGGCGCGTCGCCGGTCTGCTGCTGACCGCGGGCATCCTGTCCTCGGCGGTGCCCTACAGCCTTGACACCTTCATCCTGCGGCGGATCACCCCGCGGCTCTACGCGGTCATCACGGCGTTCGGGCCGGTGATCGCGACGATCTTCGGCGTCATCGTGCTCGGCGAGCGCTTCGCGTTCGTGCAGCTCATCGGCATCGTCATCGTCTGCCTGGCCGCCGGCATCACCATCGCGACCCAGCGCGAGCACCCGCGCTCCGACCTCGAGTCGACCGCCGAGACCATCCCCTGA
- a CDS encoding phosphoketolase has protein sequence MSDSSNPSASVLSDSDLDQLDAWWRAANYLSVGQIYLLDNPLLRRPLSRDDIKPRLLGHWGTTPGLNFLYAHLNRAIRQRDLDTIFVAGPGHGGPGVVAGAYLDGTYSEVYSGIDRSEDGLRKLFRQFSFPGGIPSHAAPETPGSIHEGGELGYSLSHAYGAAFDNPNLLVAAVVGDGEAETGPLATAWHSNKFLNPKADGVVLPILHLNGYKIANPTVLARIPEAELLELMRGYGYTPYLVSGGFDGEDPREVHKRMAATLDEILDRIADIKAAAESGDLVDRPAWPMLILRTPKGWTCPKEIDGHPAENNWRSHQVPLADARDTEAHTRLLESWLLSYRPDELFDESGAPVPLITAHAPEGERRMSANPVANGGLLRQDLRLPDFRDYAVDVPAPGETVAEATRVLGGWLRDVMAQNPDDFRLFGPDETASNRLQDVYEVTGKQWNAEYLPIDSDNHLAPSGRVMEVLSEHQCQGWLEGYLLTGRHGVLTSYEAFIHIVDSMFNQHAKWLKSARGIPWRRPVASLNYLLSSHVWRQDHNGASHQDPGFIDHVMNKKADIVRVYLPFDANTLLSTYDHCLRSVDYVNVVVAGKQPSPNWLSMPDAIAHCTRGIGVFDWAGTEREGEEPDVVLGCAGDIPTLEVLAAADILRRRLPDLAVRVVNVVDLMRLQSEGEHPHGMNDREYDALFTTDKPVIFAYHGYPWLIHRLTYRRAGHDNLHVRGYKEEGTTTTPFDMVMLNDLDRYHLVIDVLDRVPGLAARGAAFRQEMVDARLHARQYTRDHGEDIPAVAEWRWGGSARTSRIDSTGGDND, from the coding sequence GTGAGCGACTCCTCGAACCCGTCAGCCTCCGTCCTCTCCGACTCCGACCTCGATCAGCTCGACGCCTGGTGGCGCGCCGCCAACTATCTCTCGGTCGGTCAGATCTACCTCCTCGACAACCCGCTGCTGCGCCGGCCGCTCTCGCGCGACGACATCAAGCCGCGGCTGCTCGGGCACTGGGGCACCACCCCCGGCCTCAACTTCCTCTACGCGCACCTGAACCGTGCGATCCGGCAGCGCGACCTCGACACGATCTTCGTCGCAGGCCCCGGCCACGGCGGCCCTGGCGTCGTCGCGGGCGCGTATCTGGACGGCACCTACAGCGAGGTCTACAGCGGCATCGACCGGAGCGAGGACGGGTTGCGGAAGCTGTTCCGGCAGTTCTCGTTCCCCGGCGGCATCCCGTCGCACGCGGCGCCCGAGACGCCGGGCAGCATCCACGAGGGCGGCGAACTCGGCTACTCGCTCTCGCACGCCTACGGGGCCGCGTTCGACAACCCGAACCTGCTGGTCGCGGCCGTGGTCGGCGACGGGGAGGCCGAGACCGGGCCGCTCGCGACGGCCTGGCACTCGAACAAGTTCCTGAACCCGAAGGCGGACGGCGTCGTCCTCCCGATCCTGCACCTCAACGGCTACAAGATCGCCAACCCGACCGTGCTGGCGCGCATCCCGGAGGCCGAGCTTCTGGAGCTGATGCGCGGATACGGCTACACGCCCTACCTCGTCTCCGGCGGGTTCGACGGCGAGGACCCGCGCGAGGTGCACAAGCGGATGGCGGCGACGCTGGACGAGATCCTCGACCGGATCGCCGACATCAAGGCGGCGGCGGAGTCCGGCGACCTGGTCGACCGTCCCGCCTGGCCCATGCTCATCCTCCGCACACCCAAGGGCTGGACCTGCCCGAAGGAGATCGACGGCCACCCCGCGGAGAACAACTGGCGCTCGCACCAGGTGCCGCTCGCCGACGCCCGCGACACCGAGGCGCACACGCGCCTGCTGGAGAGCTGGCTGCTGTCGTACCGCCCGGACGAGCTGTTCGACGAGTCCGGCGCGCCGGTCCCGCTGATCACGGCGCACGCGCCGGAGGGCGAGCGCCGGATGAGCGCCAACCCGGTCGCGAACGGCGGCCTGTTGCGCCAGGACCTGCGGCTGCCCGACTTCCGCGACTACGCCGTCGATGTTCCGGCGCCGGGGGAGACCGTCGCGGAGGCGACCCGCGTGCTCGGCGGCTGGCTGCGCGACGTGATGGCGCAGAACCCTGACGACTTCCGGCTGTTCGGCCCGGACGAGACGGCCTCCAACCGCCTCCAGGACGTCTACGAGGTCACCGGCAAGCAGTGGAACGCCGAGTACCTGCCCATCGACTCCGACAACCACCTCGCGCCGAGCGGCCGGGTGATGGAGGTGCTGAGCGAGCACCAGTGCCAGGGCTGGCTCGAGGGCTACCTGCTGACCGGCCGGCACGGCGTGCTGACCTCCTACGAGGCGTTCATCCACATCGTGGACTCGATGTTCAACCAGCACGCCAAGTGGTTGAAGAGCGCCCGCGGGATCCCGTGGCGTCGCCCGGTGGCCTCGCTCAACTACCTGCTCAGCTCGCACGTCTGGCGGCAGGACCACAACGGCGCCTCCCACCAGGACCCCGGCTTCATCGACCACGTGATGAACAAGAAGGCCGACATCGTCCGGGTGTATCTGCCGTTCGACGCGAACACGCTCCTGTCGACGTACGACCACTGCCTGCGCTCGGTCGACTACGTGAACGTGGTGGTGGCGGGCAAGCAGCCGTCGCCGAACTGGCTGAGCATGCCGGACGCCATCGCGCACTGCACACGCGGCATCGGCGTCTTCGACTGGGCCGGGACAGAGCGGGAGGGCGAGGAGCCGGACGTCGTGCTCGGCTGCGCGGGCGACATCCCGACGCTGGAGGTACTGGCCGCGGCCGACATCCTGCGCCGTCGGCTGCCGGATCTGGCGGTGCGGGTCGTGAACGTGGTGGACCTGATGCGCCTGCAGAGCGAGGGCGAGCACCCGCACGGGATGAACGACCGCGAGTACGACGCGCTGTTCACGACGGACAAGCCGGTGATCTTCGCGTATCACGGCTACCCGTGGCTGATCCACCGGCTGACTTACCGCCGTGCCGGCCACGACAACCTCCACGTCCGCGGCTACAAGGAGGAGGGCACGACCACCACGCCGTTCGACATGGTGATGCTCAACGACCTCGACAGGTACCACCTGGTCATCGACGTGCTCGACCGGGTGCCGGGGCTCGCGGCGCGGGGGGCCGCCTTCCGCCAAGAGATGGTGGACGCGCGGCTGCACGCGCGGCAATACACGCGCGACCACGGCGAGGACATCCCCGCCGTCGCCGAGTGGCGCTGGGGCGGCTCCGCGCGCACCTCCCGCATCGACAGCACCGGCGGCGACAACGACTGA
- a CDS encoding outer membrane lipoprotein carrier protein LolA, with protein MKHRLIRWLPAIVVPAAIAAGAIAIPLAAGAADLPVKSPADVLRLVASSDTKAFSGTVQQTSDLGLPSIPKMGGGSSSTDSSIASTLSLLMGDHTAKVYVDGPTKVRVQLLDQLAERDVIRNGSDVWLYQSSDQSVTHATVPAHEKSGATPAPTATPGAMATTPQALAEKFLAAVDPSTKVTLGANTKVANRDAYDLVLTPRTDATLVGSVAIAVDGQTGLPLQVQVTARGASSPSFQAGFSDFTPGAPDASVFSFTPPKGATVTEQTPKTGEHATATNRPKPTVTGTGWATIVSLRAGSVPAQALADPLVAQLTQSVGGGRALSTSLVSVLVTSDGRLLAGAVPVSALQAAAQ; from the coding sequence ATGAAGCACCGCCTGATCCGCTGGCTCCCGGCCATCGTCGTCCCCGCCGCCATCGCCGCGGGCGCGATCGCGATCCCGCTCGCCGCGGGTGCGGCGGACCTGCCCGTGAAGTCGCCGGCGGACGTCCTCCGGCTGGTCGCGTCGAGCGACACCAAGGCGTTCTCCGGCACGGTCCAGCAGACCTCCGACCTGGGGCTGCCCAGCATCCCGAAGATGGGCGGCGGGTCCTCCAGCACGGATAGCTCCATCGCGAGCACGCTGTCGCTGCTGATGGGCGACCACACCGCCAAGGTCTACGTCGACGGCCCGACCAAGGTGCGCGTGCAGCTCCTCGACCAGCTCGCCGAGCGCGACGTCATCCGCAACGGCTCCGACGTCTGGCTGTACCAGTCGAGCGACCAGTCCGTCACCCACGCCACCGTGCCGGCGCACGAGAAGAGCGGCGCGACGCCGGCTCCGACGGCCACGCCGGGCGCCATGGCCACGACGCCGCAGGCGCTGGCCGAGAAGTTCCTCGCCGCCGTCGACCCCTCCACCAAGGTGACCCTCGGCGCGAACACGAAGGTCGCGAACCGGGACGCCTACGACCTGGTGCTGACGCCGCGTACCGACGCCACGCTGGTGGGCTCGGTGGCCATCGCGGTGGACGGCCAGACCGGCCTCCCTCTGCAGGTCCAGGTGACCGCGCGCGGCGCGTCCTCGCCGTCGTTCCAGGCCGGGTTCAGCGACTTCACGCCGGGCGCTCCCGACGCGAGCGTCTTCTCGTTCACCCCGCCGAAGGGCGCCACGGTCACCGAGCAGACGCCGAAGACGGGCGAGCACGCGACGGCGACGAACCGGCCGAAGCCGACCGTTACGGGAACCGGCTGGGCGACGATCGTCAGCCTCCGGGCAGGCTCTGTGCCTGCACAGGCGCTGGCCGACCCGCTGGTCGCCCAGCTCACCCAGTCCGTCGGGGGAGGACGTGCGCTGTCGACCTCGCTGGTGTCGGTGCTGGTGACGTCGGACGGGCGGCTGCTCGCGGGCGCCGTCCCGGTCTCCGCGCTCCAGGCCGCCGCTCAGTGA
- a CDS encoding SGNH/GDSL hydrolase family protein encodes MGYSSFIAIGDSFTEGVGDDLPDGRQRGWADFVALGLALASPEPVSYANLAIRGRKLTPILTEQLDPAIAQRPQLVSLNGGGNDIMRPRVTIASVAKQLIDAADRVTASGSTMLLLSGANPSRHLPMGGLLRKRGDELAVAVRALLPRDGVLFVDNWADESLEHIRYWSADRLHLNALGHAKVASNVLTALDVPVPAEWGVDEVETAAEGEPSRRTADYYRRYVLPWIGRRLTGRSSGDGRVAKIAELTVVDPTSAHPL; translated from the coding sequence ATGGGCTACTCCAGTTTCATCGCGATCGGCGACAGCTTCACGGAGGGGGTCGGCGACGACCTCCCGGACGGCCGGCAGCGCGGCTGGGCGGACTTCGTCGCCCTCGGGCTGGCGCTCGCCTCGCCCGAGCCGGTGAGCTACGCGAACCTGGCGATCCGCGGCCGGAAGCTGACCCCGATCCTCACCGAGCAGCTCGATCCGGCCATCGCCCAGCGCCCGCAGCTCGTGAGCCTCAACGGCGGCGGCAACGACATCATGCGCCCGCGCGTCACGATCGCGTCGGTGGCGAAGCAGCTCATCGACGCCGCCGACCGGGTGACGGCCTCCGGCAGCACGATGCTGCTGCTGAGCGGCGCCAACCCGAGCCGGCACCTGCCTATGGGCGGGCTGCTGCGCAAGCGCGGCGACGAGCTGGCGGTCGCGGTGCGGGCGCTGCTGCCGCGCGACGGCGTGCTCTTCGTCGACAACTGGGCCGACGAGTCGCTGGAGCACATCCGCTACTGGTCGGCGGACCGCCTGCACCTCAACGCGCTCGGCCACGCGAAGGTCGCGAGCAACGTCCTGACGGCGCTCGACGTGCCGGTGCCGGCGGAGTGGGGTGTGGACGAGGTGGAGACCGCTGCGGAGGGCGAACCCTCCCGCCGCACCGCCGACTACTACCGCCGGTACGTGCTGCCCTGGATCGGCCGCCGCCTCACCGGCCGCTCGTCCGGCGACGGCCGCGTCGCGAAGATCGCCGAGCTGACGGTCGTCGACCCCACCTCCGCCCACCCGCTCTGA
- a CDS encoding N-acetyltransferase family protein, with protein MTDEVVTESVDASTWGELQTVFGTKGDPAGCWCQWFKLSRSDWDAATREDTQALLHAQVEAGSPGVIARIDGEPVGWAAVEPFSAYPALGRSPITRRREGDPEDVWAVTCFVVRLEYRKRGVARALLAGALEHAWRHGATVVEGYPVDPEVRPSLSAAERYHGTVSLFRDGGFEEVRRPSATRAIMRRTLTP; from the coding sequence ATGACGGACGAGGTGGTCACGGAATCGGTCGACGCGTCGACATGGGGCGAGCTGCAGACGGTGTTCGGCACGAAGGGCGACCCGGCAGGCTGCTGGTGCCAGTGGTTCAAGCTGAGCCGGTCGGACTGGGACGCGGCGACGCGCGAGGACACGCAGGCGCTGCTGCACGCGCAGGTGGAGGCCGGCTCCCCCGGCGTCATCGCCCGCATCGACGGCGAGCCGGTCGGCTGGGCGGCGGTCGAGCCGTTCTCCGCGTACCCGGCGCTCGGCCGCTCGCCGATCACCCGGCGCCGGGAGGGCGACCCGGAGGACGTCTGGGCGGTCACCTGCTTCGTGGTCCGGCTGGAGTACCGCAAGCGCGGCGTGGCCCGCGCCCTGCTCGCCGGCGCCCTCGAACACGCCTGGCGCCACGGCGCGACGGTCGTGGAGGGCTACCCGGTCGACCCGGAGGTCCGGCCGTCGCTCTCGGCCGCCGAGCGGTACCACGGCACGGTGTCGCTGTTCCGCGACGGCGGCTTCGAGGAGGTCCGCCGGCCGAGCGCGACCCGCGCGATCATGCGGAGGACGCTGACCCCGTGA